A genomic window from Struthio camelus isolate bStrCam1 chromosome 2, bStrCam1.hap1, whole genome shotgun sequence includes:
- the BAG1 gene encoding BAG family molecular chaperone regulator 1 isoform X2, whose protein sequence is MAAPGAPVTVTVTYSNEKHSIQVASHQEDGEPTLQDMALLIEQVTGVPVPFQKLIYKGKSLKEMEQPLSALGVKNGCKVMLIGKRNSPEEEAELKKLKDLEKSVEQIANKLEEVNKEFTSIQKGFLAKDLQAEALKKLDKRIKGTAEQFMKVLEQIDAILLPLYFSKRLLGSIYF, encoded by the exons ATGGCGGCGCCCGGAGCCCCGGTTACCGTCACCGTCACCTACA GTAACGAAAAGCACAGTATTCAGGTTGCTTCTCATCAGGAAGATGGTGAACCTACACTACAAGACATGGCTCTACTTATTGAACAAGTCACTGGTGTTCCCGTTCCTTTTCAGAAACTGATATACAAAG GAAAGTCTCTGAAAGAAATGGAACAACCTTTGTCAGCACTTGGTGTTAAAAACGGTTGCAAAGTCATGTTGATTGGGAAAAGG AATAGTccagaggaagaggctgaattAAAGAAGTTAAAAGATTTGGAGAAGTCAGTGGAGCAAATAGCTAATAAGTTAGAGGAAGTTAATAAAGAGTTCACAAGTATCCAGAAG GGTTTTTTAGCAAAGGATCTCCAGGCAGAAGCTCTGAAAAAGCTGGACAAGAGGATAAAAGGAACTGCAGAGCAGTTCATGAAGGTCCTGGAACAGATAGATGCCATT CTCTTGCCCCTGTATTTCTCCAAAAGGCTACTTGGCAGCATCTATTTCTAA